The following nucleotide sequence is from Geotrypetes seraphini chromosome 10, aGeoSer1.1, whole genome shotgun sequence.
aaattttcaaaatgtttagcaaagagaaaagtcttcagagctttccggaagtggaagaaggatcctaAACTTCTTAGTACAAGCGGTAAGTTATTCCATAGCGAAAGAGTAACTGAATCTCCTGGTAGATCTGTTATTACCCGTAAGGGAAGGaaataagttttaatttttgagaacttcttgcaagatgagatctatgcacattccaatctaaaggatCTTGAAAGCAATGCAGGTGCATTTAAAATGAATGATGTGATGCACAGGAAGCCAATGTTAATTCCTTAAgcaaaggagttacatggtcagaTTTACTTTTACCAAAAATGAGGAGGAGTAGAATCACTGGGAATTCcatacataagaagttgcctccgctgggtcagacacaaggtccatcgtgcccagcagtccgcacccgcggcggcccatcaggcccatgacctgtaatgtgatccttctctaatcccttttatccttctatccatactctgtctaaaacctatctctacctctatctgtatccttcaatccccctatcgttcaggaatttatccaatccttccttgaacccccgtagtgtactctgtcctatcacaacctccggaagcgcattccaggtgtccaccaccctctgtgtaaagaagaacttcctagcattggttctaaaattgtcccttttcagcttctctgagtgccccctggtgcttgtggttcccaataatctgaagaatctgtccctttccaccctctctatgcccttcatgatcttgaaagtctctatcatgtctcctctgagtctcctcttttcaagggagaagagccccagccttcccaacctgtctgtgtatgaaaggttttccatagctgttatcatttttgtcgctcttctctggaccctttcaagtatcgccttgtccttcttgaggtacggtgaccaatactggacacagtactccagatgcggacgaaccatcgcacgatacagcggcatgatgacttccttcttcctggttgtaatgcccttcttaataatacccaacattctgtttgctttcttggaggccgctgcacattgtgccgttggtttcattgtagtatctaccagcacacccaagtctttttcaagattactatcccctagcactgacccccccattttgtagctgaacatcggggttttttttcctaaatgcatgaccttgcatttctctatattaaagcgcatttgccatttgcttgcccactcctccagtttgtttaggatatatgtgaaggggaggggagacttacTTCCCTTCCCTCCAAAGCCATTCTATCCCATCCAGCTTGTCTTCCTTCTTTACCCCTTCTCCTGTACCCCACCCTAGGACCAACATCTGACTTCTCTCCCTTGCCCCCTCCCCATGGTACtacatctctctcccttttcctgaATCCACcatctaggggacactcgaagttacatggaaatatttttaaaaccaacaggaggaaatttttttttccactcagagaacagttaagctctggaacacgttgccagaggatgtagtaagagttgatagcgtagctggttttaagaaaggtttggacaagttcctggaggaaaagtccctagtctgttgttgagaaaacatgggggaagccactgattaccctgtatcgatagcatggaatattgctacaccttgggttttggccaggtactagtgacctggattggccactgtgagaacgagctactggatttgatggaccattggtctgacccagtaaggctattcttatgttcttatctttttaaatctcctccttttccccccccccaccatcgcAGCATCTGCCTCTCTCCTTCATCCTCTATTCCTCAAATGCTCTCTGTAGTAGCCTCTCCTTACCCCCTAGCCATGGATGCTTCTGTCTCTccttccaattccccccccccctgtgagtgcttctctgtctctctctccttccaaccaccGCCCAGCAGAATCTGCATGACTTCTCTCTCcacctcccaactcccccacctacttcCCAGCTACTcaattgaatctttgggcagctagCAGCAGCAATGAAGTGAGCTTGCTGCCATGTCATGCTCCGGATGTCGCTTCTCTACAGCAACTTCCGGTTTCTATGTAGGCGGGACCCACAGAGAGGTGACTTCCAGAGCATGCCAATGGCAGCACACTTACCTGCCGGGCTGCTCAAAGATTCAATGCAgcagccagggaggaggtagatgGGAGAGCCTGCCAAACCTAGACAGATTCCCCCAATATAAAAAACCCATCCAGACAcccacagtcctctaaaaaggggaTATGTCCAGGCTGTTAGGAGAATAGTGTGGCGCAGTGAtcagagctacagtctcagcaccctgaggttgtgggttcaaatcctgcactgctccttgtgaccctgggcaaatcacttaatcctccactgccccaggtacattagacagacaaGGAGAAGCTTGAAGTACCTggatgtaaactgttttgagtgtggttgtaaaactaaaAAAAGGTGGTCTACAAGTCTCAATCCCTAGCTCCAGCAGACTGGAAACCCCTGCAGAGCACCAGGGTGTTGCTCTTTCATAATATGAAGAATTTCATACTCCCATACTCTGAGCCCTGTCGTCTCATTCATTGGAGTGGACTGATTTTGTTCACTGCTTTGCTTTCATGACTAAGACTCGAAGACCCAAATGTCCCAACCAGTGCTGTGCCGCCTCCTCCCTGTCCCACCTCTTAAATTTGCAGTTTTAGCCACTGAGGGGAAGGCACATTTCAGCTCAGAGAATTTAGCATCGTACCACTGTCTTCACTCTATATCCTTTCagagtcttaaaaaaaaaaaaaacaacaaataccaTTTTCCTTGTCTTAACAGCGTGggccttttttttaatgtagatgGCAGGGTCAAGGATAAGTGAAGCTTTCAAGATAGTCTTAGGTTATGTAGGCCTCATTTCCTCAATAGCAGTGGCTTCAGATCTCTGAGCAGCTTCTGCCTGAGGTACAAGTTCTCCTAAAGAAGAGCGTTGGGAAGGTCTGCCTGCAGAGCCAGCTCAACCCATGGACCAGGTGATGCACTGGCtcagggtgccaaaatcccagcCCAGTCTACCTTCAGACTTCTAGAGGGATAGGTGCCAGACTTGGATTTTAGCACCCTATGTCATCACCAGTGTCCTAAGCTAGTGCTTTGAACTGGTCCAGCAGGAAGAGatgacagaaagggagagattctACATCACAGGTGAGGGGcggggggagaaaggagagagataccagattgtgGTGGGGGGGATCAAATGCAAAGGTTGGCTCAAGGCACTACAGTCCCTTAAACCAGCCCTAACTGCCTGGCCCTTTCTGTACTACTGGTTTCTAGGCAGTTCTATTGCATGTTCGCCTGACTATGTGCCTGCACTGGACTCTGTGTAGATCCTGCAATTCTTAGAAAAGGTTAACCACCATCTGTCATATTTGGGAATAGATATAGCTCTCCTAACAATAGTTTACCAGATGGTTAAGaattttaaaatttcaaagcAAGCTGAAATAGTGAGGTGCATCTGAAACgaaggaaaaatcttttttccaGCCCACACACATCGGGACCCTTCCAAGGGCTACCTATTTGCATTTCTAAAGGAAGGAATTTTCTTCTCAAGAGAAAGGGTCTGTTGAAGGGTTTCTGGACGGACCATCATGTACTATGCCAGTAATAAAAGGTGTTATTTCTCTTGTAGGTATGGCTGCCTTGCATGAGGCTGTGCTGACAGGGAACCTAGAGTGTGTGAAACTCTTGGTGAAATATGGTGCAGACATTCATCAGCAAGACGAGAACGGCTGGACCCCTCTACACATGGCCTGCAGCGATAACCATGCTGACATAGCCAGGTATAATGTCTCTCTTAGCAGAGGTCACCTTGCTACTAGGTTGGGCAATGGAGGAATCCCAACTTCTCTATACAGCCACTGTAGTTGGCGATTCAGGGTGGCTGATGAGTGTGAAGGTGGGGGACCTCACTTGTCACCTAGACGGGATTTCAGTGTTAGGGAGGAGCCAGGCACTGGTACATGACAGTGGGAGGTTCAGGAAGCCAAATGTATGATTTGTGGGATATCCAGGGTTGTGTTCTCACAAATGGTAGATGTATATAAAATCATGAATGTGGTGGAAGTGGAACAGATAACTTGAACGCGTATTTACCCTTTCAAATGTTACTAAGAATAGGCCATGAAGCTAATAGGAAACACTTTTGAAACATATTTGGAAGAAGTAATTTTTTCACGCGGTACACAAACAAGTTGGATGTGGGGAAAGCAGTTAATAtagtttagacaaattcctggagaaaaggtCGATAATTCTTAGCCAACTAAACATGGGAAAAGTCTGTTGTTGAGACATGgggagaagcctctgcttgccctggatcggtagtatggaattttgctattctttgggattccggaatcttgctagtctttgagattctgtatggaatgttgctaactcctagggttttggccaggtactaaggacctggattggcctccatgaaaacgggctaccgggcttcatggactgttggtctgacccagttaggctattcttatgttcttatgaatgaatctgctcttgccaagtacttgttaCTAGTGGAAGAGAATCCTGGActtttgacccagtatggcatttATAGCATTCTTAATCGTATTGTGTCCATGCCTCCTCAGGTTGCAGCCCTTTAGTTGTGACGTGGGTATCTTTGCAtgttgctttcatgttttccttttctttctgttctAGATATCTCGTCTCTCTTGGAGCCAAATTGGATGTAACAAACAATGAAGGTGAGAAACCCTCCGATCTCATTGATCCAGACTGTAAGGAGATGATGGAGCTTTTCACACAAGATGGAGTGGATTAGGAAGCTGTGATTCCAGCTCGATGGCTTTAGGGGCTCAGTCTGTTCTCCCACTGGCCTTTTTTAGCTGGTGGGCACAGGGCCTTCACCCAAGTGCATTAAGATTTTACTGAAAGATAATTTAGCTGCTATGTGTACTTTAAAGCAACCTGCTGGGGATCATGAAGAGACCTACCTGAATCCCCAGTCATGGGCCCCTTCTTCCTACTCTAATGAGGCTACAGTAACAGAGGCGTCCACCTTCAGCTGCTCTGAATGATGCCTAGAAAATAAATATGCAGTCCCAGTGTTGTGCTGTCTCTTATCTGTATGGCAGATATTGAGGAGTTGGGTCCTAGTGTGGTATGATTGCCACCTGACTTGGTGTGATAATGATTTCCTGGTACTTAGACTGAAGCCTTCCCTGGCCTTGTTATAAATAGCTCTTATGGAAGAGATTATGAATGCAGCTCAATTTCCAGAACCTGAGTTCTTGGTGTTTTTGTGGTGGCAGACTTGTTCCTTGGTGAGAGAATTGCTCACTTAACTaaaatctgtgtgtgtgtgtgtttgactaaaaaaaaaaaaaaaaaagtttgcctgCAGGGGACAATTTGACAAGAACTATCCTGAGGAAATCGTTGATATCGGTGTCCCATTGTGGTAAGAGCACATTTGCATTGGAGGCATATGAGTAACACAGGAGTTAaacattttgaggaaaaaaaatcagtttGAAAGTTGACGGACATCAGAGTCAGCAAAAGCCTTGTGTTACCAAACTGGGTTCCCACATGTGCCAGTTCAGTCCTTTCCTCTGTGTGCATTATGGTGTATGCTGTGTGGTTTGATAGGCACAAATCAGGACATTGCAGACTCAATAAATGATTATGAAGATACTTGCACTGTGAAGTCTTACcctgaaaattaattaatctagaTCTGCTTTTCTACTTTGTTATAATACTGTTTATACTTttttaataaaaatcatttaaacttgATCCAAGTTAAATTTGAATCGTCTTTTAAAGGTATATTATCTTACATCAGAAGATTATAAAGAGATTACTTACCCTGGTAAACTCTTGGGTAGCATCCCCATAGCCAcgtgctgcagaaggaatccactctccctctgctgtacttcactgggttctCTAGCTCCACATAGCCACCCAATACACGTGAAGTAGAAGCTcctgtagcaacaggcttaaaAAAACATACTCTTCTGCTCAAGAATTAAATcaaacataagaacctaagaagtgcctctgctctgacatgcagctcctgatctgcgaggcccgactttagtacaggaagaggcgattggagcatacagtgagtgatttcctttactcgccggcgctccagctgccctctcctgtctcccctgcctaaaaactgtatttgcggtttttcaacatttgcaggggttcctggaatggaacccctgtgaatatcgggggagtactgtatacagtattCTTCCCAGCCCCCCAGGGCTGATGGGCATCCAaaaatcagcttggagaagcataaacagaccaAAACAGTAGACAAGCGTAGAAAGGACTGGGtgagagtctagaatgtctcatctttctactggaaaagagtttaccaaggtaagtacataatctctttttccagtgcaataggtgagacattctagatagatgggacatacaaaagcagtccccaaaaagctagggtGGACTTGCTGCGCTGACTCTTAAGACTGAGGGACCAAAGGCTGAGTCCTGTCTTGCCAccatgtccactctgtagaacttggcaaatgtGTGAAGACAAGATCACGTCGCCgctttgcaaatctcctcaggagagaTAGATCTAAGTTTGGCCCaagaagaagccacactcctggtagaatttgccttgatggaaacaggactgtttcccagaaagaatgtaggctgatgaaATAGCCCTATGGATCCACCTGGAAATTGTGGCcttaactgaatgagtcagcacaaacaaatggtcagagagaCGAAACTCGGTAACCTCCAGATAACACAGAAGAACTCTGCGCACATCTGGTTTCTTCAACAGGCAATCTTGTGACCTGGAACAAGTAGGCGGAAAAGCAATTAAatgcacttcctgattaacatggtaagccgaaaccaccttcggcaggaaggaaggaaccatCCAAAGGGAAACTTCATATCATCGGAAAATTGAATCAcatcactcatcgtaccaatgtccagatctttataaacaatctgaacattggtacgacgagtgaggtgattaaatttgcagacaatatgaagttattcagagtagtgaagacacagggggattgcgaagatctgcaatgtgacataatcaagctcgagaaattggcatcgacatggcaaatgaggttcaactaaagagggatataaaactgctggagagggtgcagagacgagcaacgaagctaataagaggtatggagaacttggaatatgaggaacgactcaagaaactaggactgttctcccttgagaagaggaggctgcgaggggacatgatagagacgttcaaaatactgaaagacatcgataaaatagagcagaaaaacaaattatttacactgtccaacgtgacacggacaagaggacatggtttaaagctaaggggggacaagtccaggacaaatgtcaggaggttctgctttacgcagcgagtggtgaacgcctggaatgctcttccacaggaggttattaaggaatccactgtgctaggattcaaaggcaaattagatgcacatctccttatgagaggcatagagggttatgggtgactaaaactacatcaggtgtatacctgactgggcctccgcgtgtgcggatcgccggactcgatggaccatgggtctgatccggagatggcagttcttatgttcttatgttcttatgtcggtaacaaaaatctcaagcaggaatacaggatgtccagggtagtacttggagagacctcccaggaaagagacttgggagttctgatcgacaagtcgatgaagccgtctgcgcaatgtgcagtggtggcaaaaagggcaaacagaatgttaggaatgataaagaaggggatcacgaacagatcggagaaggttatgtcgctgtaccgggccatggtgtgccctcacctggaggacatggtactactcaaaagggtccagagaagagcgactaaaatggttaaggggctggaggagttgctgtacagtgagagattggagaaactgggcctcaacttccttgaaaagaagatactgagaggggacatgatcaaaacattcaaaatactgaagggactagacttagcagataaaggcagattgttcaccctctccaaggtagggagaatgagagggcactctctaaagttaaaaggggatagattccgtacaaacgtaaggaagttcttcttcacccagtgagtggtagaaaaccggaacactcttccggagtctgttataggggaaaacaccctccagggattcaagacaaaattggacaagttcctgctaaactagaacgtacgcaggtgaggctggactcatttagagcactggtctttgacctggggggccactgcgtgagcggactgtgaCCTGGGGGcagccacatgagcggactgctgggcacgatggaccactggtctgacccagcagtggaaattcttatgttcttatgtccagtcTCTGAAATATGGAGGAAGGGTTCTATGCAAGCCAGAGCTTATATTCCgactagaggtctgcataggaacggggatcacgggaatcccgcgggtcctgcggggttcctccctaacccatgggactcccacgaggacccccctctggctcacgggactcccacagggatggaaggctttggaagcagggttcgtccatataatataatggacatgtcagccttagtaaaagagggggtttaagttaattacctgaacagaaaaaaaagggttccaccaaagagattccacaaggaaaacagcagcgcaaacacaaaagaaactgtggaattgatgatcctgtcagaagtaattgctgctttttatggggaagggcggggatggaggtaattccttgtggggacggagaggatcctgacggggacggatggggacggagacgatcctgacggggacgggtggggacggagaggatacgggcggggacgggcggggatgggtgggatttctgtccccgtgcaactctctaattccgacacacatcatagaaacatagaaaaagacggcagaaaagggccatagcccatcaagggTCAGAAGACCcattaaggggtcagaagacttaagagggtgggtaaatagtgtgggcagacttgatgggctatatggcccttatctgccgtcatctttctatgtttctaagtctgcccactctaatgaccccccccccccccgcccacactaatgacccacccccctggctTTAccttcctagagatcccacatgtatatcccatttacttttaaaatctagcacgttgctggcctccatcacctgtagtggaagttcattccaacgatcgaccaccctttcggtgaagaaatacttcctggagtctccatgaaatttccctcccttgattttcagcggatgccctcttgtggccgagggtcctttaaggaagaagatatcatcttccacctcgatacggcccgtgatatatttatacgtctcaatcatgtctcctttctctcttcgttcctcaaatgagtacagctgcaatttattcagcctttcttcatacgggagatccttgagtcccgtgaccattctggtggccttccgttgaaccgactcaattctcagcacatctttttggtaatgtggtctccagaattgtatacaatattccagatgaggtctcaccatggatctgtacaacggcattatgactttgggcttcctgctgacaaaacccctatggatacaacccatcatttgtcttgccttggatgaagccttctccacctgattggcagttttcatgtcttcgttAATGATCACttccaaatcacgttctgctttGGTCctggctaaggtctcaccatttagtgtgtatgttctgcacggatttctgctgccaaggtgcatgactttacattttttagcattgaagcttagctgccaagtcgaggaccagagttccaaagaagtaggtcctgcatcatactgtcgggcaaagtgtTTTTACTTACtaagttgcatagtttggcgtcattggcaaataatgaTTTTACCtttaagcccttgagtcaggtcactcacgaatatgttgaagaggatcgggcccaagaccgagccctgtggcactccactggtcacctccaacgTTTTGGATGgcgtaccgtttaccactaccctctgaagtctatcgcttagccaatcattaacccatgcagttaatgtttcccctaatcccatcgacttcagcttgttcaataacctgcggtgtgggacgctatcaaaagctttactgaagtccaagtacacatccagggactcccccgcaaccagctttcttgttacccagtcaaagaagccaattagatttgattggcaggtCCTTCCCTTGGTAAATctgtgttggtggggatcccgtaggttctccTCGTCCAAGATCATATCTAATttctgtttgattagtgtttccatgagtttactcactatggatgtgagactcaccggtctgtaattcgcagtctctgtcctgcagccctttttgtgtagtggaataacgttagctgttttccagtccaaggggactcttcccgtactcagggaGAGTTTGAAGAGCAGGACATCACATaactctaagcaccctggggtgtaggttgtccagtcccatggctttgtttactttgagtcttgataattcacaatagacgctgctgggcgtgaactcgaaatttcaaaatgggtcttccgagcttttcCTTGTCTGTAGTTGTGGTCCGGATCCCGGCGCttcgcaagtgaagactgagcagaagtattcatttagtagttcggctttatcggagtccgattctacataattcccgtccggTTTTCTAAGACGTattatcccatctgtgttcctttttctgtaactaatatacctaaagaaggatttatcccccttcttaatgttctttgctaggttCTCGtctattcgaagcttggcctctctgactgcacaagggagaccaaattcctggaaaccacgagggactgtttcatggaacagctggtcacggaaccaacacggggggatgcaactctcgacctaatcctcaatgggctagggggacctgcaaaggaggtggcggtgctagaacccctaggaaacagcgatcacaacatgatccagtgcaagctggaaattggaccatcaaaggtgaaaagatccacagcgacagcactcaacttcaaaaaagggaattatgatggcatgaggaaattggtgggaaagaaactcaacagtagcgaaaggaagatggagtctgtagaaaaagcctggtccctactcaagggcaccatgcaagaggcacagaacctgtacatccccagattcaggaaggggtgcaaaaaaaaccgaaaaaaaaacccagcgtggataacaactgcagtaaaaaaggcgataagtgacaagaaagcatcgttcaaaaaatggaaaaaggaccaaacaatggacaaccaaaaggaacacaaagaacaccaaagggagtgtcaccgtgtggttaaaaaagctaaaagggaatatgaggagagactggcgggggaaacaacaaacttcaaatcgttcttcagatatgtgaaggggaagcaaccggcaagggaagaagtggggccattggatgatggagacaaaaaaggagtggtaaaagaggaaaaagagatagcagacaggttaaataagttcttcacgtcagtcttcacgagggaggacacatccaatattccggaaccggaggacatcgtaaatggggatcgggatgaaaagctggtccaactagaggtaagccaagaggatgtcctcaggcagatagacagactaaagagcgacaaatcaccaggtccagacggcattcacccaagggtactcaaggaactaaggaacgtaatagcagagccacttcgccaaatatgtaacctatccttaaaaactggagagatcccggaggattggaaaattgcgaatgtcacacccatcttcaagaagggttcaaggggggacccggggaactacaggccggtgagcttgacctcggtcccgggaaaaatgatggaagcactgattaaggacagtatctgtgaacacatagaaaacaatggacagctaaagtcgagccagcacggcttctgcaagggtaggtcatgcctcacaaacttattgtacttctttgagggggtaaacagacaggtggataaaggggtatccattgacatcatttaccttgactttcaaaaagcctttgacaaggtaccgcacgaaagactgcttaaaaaactgtggagacacggggtgcaaggggaggtccaccgatggatcaaaaactggctggcggacaggaaacagagggttggagtgaagggccattactcggactggcatggggtcacgagcggagttccgcaggggtcggtgctgggaccgctcctgttcaatatatttattaatgacctggaggcaggaacaaattgcgaagttattaaatttgcggatgacaccaaactctaccgcagggttgataccatggaagactgcgaagatctgcaaagggacctaacgacgctagaagaatgggccaaaaaatggcaaatgaactttaatgtagggaaatgcaaggtcatgcatgtagggaaaaagaacccgatgttcagctacaaaatgggaggatcattgctaggggtaagtaaccttgaaagagacctgggagtgatggtggacacgtctttgaaggcgtcggcacagtgcgccacagcctcaagaaaagcaaacaaaatgttgggtatcattaagaagggtatcacgaccaggacaaaggaggtcatcctgccactgtatcgtgcaatggtgcgaccgcatctggagtactgtgtccaatattggtcgccgtacctcaaaaaggacatggcggtacttgagagagtccagagaagagcaactaaactgataagaggtatggaaaacctctcatatactgacagactgaaaaagctggggctgttctccctggaaaagcggagacttagaggagacatgatagaaaccttcaagatcctgaagggtatagaaaaagtagacagggacagatttttca
It contains:
- the PPP1R27 gene encoding protein phosphatase 1 regulatory subunit 27 isoform X1, producing MKYYPAPRSRRSASGRLKAARTVHFPNDIVFQDHIRQGDLEQVGRFIRARKVTLDTIYLSGMAALHEAVLTGNLECVKLLVKYGADIHQQDENGWTPLHMACSDNHADIARYLVSLGAKLDVTNNEGEKPSDLIDPDCKEMMELFTQDGVD
- the PPP1R27 gene encoding protein phosphatase 1 regulatory subunit 27 isoform X2 produces the protein MNKSGKFSKCLAKRKVFRAFRKWKKDPKLLSTSGMAALHEAVLTGNLECVKLLVKYGADIHQQDENGWTPLHMACSDNHADIARYLVSLGAKLDVTNNEGEKPSDLIDPDCKEMMELFTQDGVD